A genomic region of Ignavibacteria bacterium contains the following coding sequences:
- a CDS encoding RNA methyltransferase gives MRKLTHSEIQSKRLSIETLNQAKKFPLYVLLDNIRSMYNVGSIFRTSDSIMIQKLFLTGYTPTPEKKEVKKTALGSTESVEWEYHKDPIELIKKLKSDGIKIVALEITDKSVPYTSITKQDFPMCLIVGNEITGIQNQILELCDLAIELPMYGIKHSLNVAVAYGVAVYELRRKWEE, from the coding sequence ATGCGAAAACTTACACACTCAGAAATTCAATCAAAACGATTAAGTATCGAGACGCTTAATCAAGCAAAAAAATTTCCTCTTTATGTTTTGCTTGATAACATCCGAAGTATGTATAATGTCGGATCCATATTTCGTACTTCCGATTCAATAATGATACAAAAATTATTTCTGACCGGCTACACTCCAACTCCAGAAAAGAAAGAAGTAAAAAAGACCGCTTTAGGTTCAACAGAAAGTGTTGAATGGGAATATCACAAAGATCCAATTGAATTGATCAAAAAATTAAAATCCGATGGGATCAAAATCGTTGCATTGGAAATCACAGACAAAAGTGTTCCTTATACCTCAATTACAAAACAGGACTTTCCTATGTGTCTAATTGTAGGAAATGAAATCACAGGCATTCAAAATCAAATACTAGAATTGTGCGATCTTGCAATAGAATTACCAATGTATGGAATTAAACATTCATTAAATGTCGCCGTCGCCTACGGTGTAGCTGTTTATGAATTAAGAAGAAAATGGGAAGAGTAA
- a CDS encoding hydrogenase maturation nickel metallochaperone HypA produces MHELSIAQEILSITKASLPSPDAKVISIKVKIGHLSGVLVDSLKFSFEAITAQTEFENVNLEVIEVPIKIRCNECFKESILPEPIFLCPECNSFNVQLLEGRELEILEIEIEDHKEEI; encoded by the coding sequence ATGCACGAACTTTCAATTGCTCAGGAAATTTTATCAATTACAAAAGCAAGTCTTCCATCACCGGACGCAAAAGTTATTTCAATAAAAGTGAAAATTGGACATCTCTCTGGAGTTTTAGTTGACTCACTAAAGTTCAGCTTTGAAGCTATTACAGCTCAGACAGAATTTGAAAATGTAAATTTGGAAGTGATTGAAGTCCCGATAAAAATCAGATGCAATGAATGTTTTAAAGAGAGCATATTGCCAGAACCAATATTTTTATGTCCTGAGTGTAATTCTTTTAATGTTCAACTGCTCGAAGGCAGAGAATTAGAAATTTTAGAAATTGAAATTGAAGATCACAAGGAGGAAATATGA